The Candidatus Eisenbacteria bacterium genome has a window encoding:
- a CDS encoding type II secretion system protein, producing MEGRKHEQGFTLIELVVVILILGILAAIAVPKFEDIRGQARISALRGSLDTIRGAISIQTSKNLLNGLAAPGYPTTIDASMFSNNAVPKEPHSGSGSVVYSGAYTGAGGWIYYASVGRVIPNGGAAAYTAY from the coding sequence GTGGAAGGAAGAAAGCATGAGCAGGGATTTACACTCATCGAGTTGGTGGTCGTAATTCTGATCCTTGGTATCCTCGCAGCTATTGCTGTACCGAAGTTTGAGGATATCAGAGGGCAGGCAAGGATTTCGGCACTAAGAGGTTCCCTTGACACAATCAGGGGAGCAATCTCGATTCAAACTTCGAAGAATCTTCTAAATGGACTGGCAGCGCCAGGTTACCCGACGACCATTGATGCATCCATGTTCTCGAACAACGCGGTTCCTAAGGAGCCTCACAGTGGAAGCGGCAGTGTCGTCTATTCGGGTGCCTACACGGGTGCAGGCGGCTGGATTTACTACGCGAGCGTCGGACGGGTCATTCCAAACGGCGGTGCGGCCGCATACACAGCCTACTAG
- a CDS encoding type II secretion system F family protein has product MARYAYRGMTREGKFLTGTVVAENEPQAIRSVETQGLVPLEVQEEKAKSVRKIFGKRLKKDEVILVARQLHTLLEAGVPLTTSLATLSKQTQNKVLKETLESVKDNIQTGRTFAESLAQHPDKFSELFVSMVKAGEETGLLNDMLDRLAALLEYEADNRARIRSATIYPMLVVGELCFAFAVIIKVVLPRFTGLFANSGVQLPLPTRMLISISNTTEANWPIFVAAIVLLAVAYKVSSRTPAGRLAIDKTRLRIPIVGPIVLKSLLSRFSRVLAALVTSGFPIVRSLEIVANTVGNAALVSEIQRARAQVVKGKGLAEPLEASRFFPPMVVKMIAIGEETGSLDKMLARTSSFYDREVDFSIKNLTTVLEPLLIVILGISVLFIALAVFLPMWNLMSAMKH; this is encoded by the coding sequence ATGGCAAGATACGCATATAGAGGAATGACGCGCGAAGGAAAGTTCCTCACAGGAACAGTTGTTGCCGAGAACGAGCCACAGGCTATCCGTTCCGTTGAGACTCAGGGACTTGTTCCGCTGGAGGTGCAGGAAGAGAAAGCAAAGAGTGTGCGGAAGATCTTCGGGAAGAGGCTGAAGAAAGACGAGGTCATCCTTGTTGCAAGACAATTGCATACTCTTCTTGAGGCAGGCGTTCCTCTTACGACAAGTCTGGCGACGCTCTCAAAGCAGACCCAGAACAAGGTGTTGAAAGAGACCCTTGAGTCGGTAAAGGACAATATCCAGACGGGAAGAACGTTTGCTGAATCTCTTGCCCAGCATCCGGACAAATTCTCAGAACTCTTCGTGAGTATGGTGAAGGCAGGAGAGGAGACGGGGCTTCTCAACGACATGCTCGATAGGCTTGCCGCATTGCTTGAATATGAGGCTGACAATAGAGCGAGGATAAGGTCTGCAACAATCTACCCGATGTTGGTTGTCGGTGAGCTGTGTTTTGCCTTCGCAGTGATCATAAAGGTGGTGCTTCCAAGATTTACCGGGCTTTTCGCCAACAGCGGGGTTCAGCTTCCGCTCCCAACGAGAATGCTCATTTCAATAAGCAACACGACGGAGGCAAACTGGCCGATATTCGTCGCGGCCATCGTTCTTCTCGCCGTGGCGTACAAGGTGTCTTCAAGGACTCCGGCAGGGAGGCTTGCCATTGACAAAACGAGGTTGAGAATTCCGATAGTAGGCCCGATTGTACTCAAGAGTCTGCTTTCGAGATTCTCGAGAGTTTTGGCCGCCTTGGTCACAAGCGGATTCCCCATCGTCCGCTCGCTTGAAATAGTCGCAAACACGGTTGGTAACGCCGCTCTTGTAAGTGAAATTCAGAGAGCCAGGGCGCAGGTTGTGAAGGGGAAGGGACTTGCCGAGCCGCTTGAAGCAAGCAGGTTTTTCCCTCCTATGGTGGTGAAGATGATTGCAATAGGAGAGGAAACAGGATCCCTCGACAAGATGCTGGCCAGAACATCAAGCTTCTATGACAGGGAGGTCGATTTCTCCATAAAGAACCTTACGACAGTGCTTGAGCCGCTGCTCATCGTAATTCTCGGGATCAGCGTTCTATTCATCGCTCTTGCTGTGTTCCTGCCGATGTGGAATCTCATGTCTGCCATGAAACACTAA
- a CDS encoding prepilin-type N-terminal cleavage/methylation domain-containing protein, translating to MEKGFTLVEVVIVIIIGGIALIPLLTLFASTATESSQAEVVSTASFLAKEKMDTIIADKMSPERGFSYITSGNYPQENPVNGFNDYVRTVTISPDSVYDSVTFRTVKVRVQRGTSADVVVTTWVVDH from the coding sequence ATGGAAAAAGGGTTCACACTGGTTGAAGTCGTCATTGTGATTATCATCGGCGGCATCGCGCTCATTCCTCTTCTTACGCTCTTTGCGAGCACTGCCACGGAGTCCAGTCAGGCAGAAGTTGTTTCGACGGCCAGCTTTCTGGCCAAGGAAAAGATGGACACGATAATCGCTGACAAAATGTCACCCGAAAGAGGATTCTCCTACATAACATCGGGGAACTATCCGCAGGAGAATCCCGTGAACGGGTTCAACGATTATGTTCGAACAGTGACCATCAGCCCGGATTCAGTCTATGACAGCGTCACATTCAGAACCGTGAAGGTACGGGTACAAAGGGGGACATCTGCTGATGTCGTGGTGACAACATGGGTGGTGGATCATTGA
- a CDS encoding DUF2723 domain-containing protein, with translation MRLLLWKHLALAGVAGISLFIYLRTCAPSLYGGDSSELASAAWFLGIPHPPGYPLYVITGRLFSLIPIGDVALRLNLMSAFWAVVGTCFVFLLASELTGKKSAAAGCALVFAFSRTFWTQAVMAEVYTMSTALVAAFLFFLARWWRSSEERWYFASCLFLGFAILSHQSSVCLIPIFVGVVIVNEVRLKRRSTLEGGSFSSAMRRAGSGFLFFLLGLSPILVLPLRSRLNPTIDWGNPESLRTIVENLSRVNYGPLTQNPFSFELFFSQLGSFGVLLGTGFTVLLIPVGIIGLFHALRRKSDWAGWSFALFLLSFASVSLVINPRPDPEHSYQIQAFLLPAFLVFSVWIGEGFVFLEKKVGSHFEKSGARLSRVPGVILILALPLIPLSSNYSFADKSSNNVARQYGEDLLSSVPKGGTLIVEGDNESFLSFYLQKVEGVRKDITIYQRKGYLFDDIYHLNGLPRKSWRERQEEVELHIIRDAKKPVFFSLWRDGRELKGYKTSQEGLLRKIEPSNSSEEPRMLVYDLGGFPKNPRREDYITRKMMVAYLDSNARRLDEEGKLNEAYPLYREAAQIGFDFAPARFNFGLAAFRLGDFGTAYEEFLETNSLDPSLRGLQELLGYLTALASGGEEGAHRQ, from the coding sequence ATGAGACTTTTGCTATGGAAACATCTGGCTTTGGCGGGGGTGGCAGGTATTTCACTTTTCATATACCTGCGGACGTGTGCGCCGAGCCTTTATGGGGGTGACAGCTCAGAGCTAGCTAGCGCCGCCTGGTTTCTCGGTATCCCTCACCCGCCGGGATACCCGCTGTACGTGATTACCGGCAGGCTCTTCAGTCTCATCCCGATTGGCGATGTCGCCCTGAGACTGAATTTGATGTCTGCGTTTTGGGCTGTGGTCGGAACTTGCTTCGTCTTCTTACTGGCCTCTGAGCTTACGGGAAAGAAGTCGGCCGCAGCAGGGTGTGCTCTGGTGTTCGCTTTCTCGCGGACCTTCTGGACTCAAGCGGTCATGGCTGAGGTCTATACGATGAGCACGGCTCTTGTTGCGGCCTTCTTATTTTTCCTTGCGCGATGGTGGAGAAGCAGCGAAGAAAGATGGTATTTTGCTTCGTGCCTCTTCCTCGGTTTCGCCATTCTCTCGCATCAATCGTCCGTATGTCTCATCCCGATCTTCGTTGGTGTCGTTATTGTCAACGAGGTGCGCCTTAAAAGGCGGTCAACCCTCGAAGGTGGTTCATTCAGCAGCGCCATGAGGAGGGCCGGTTCGGGCTTCCTGTTCTTTCTGCTCGGGCTTTCTCCAATCCTTGTGCTTCCACTGAGATCGAGACTCAATCCCACAATCGACTGGGGAAATCCCGAAAGTCTCCGCACAATAGTGGAGAATTTGAGCAGGGTTAACTATGGACCCCTCACACAGAACCCGTTCTCCTTTGAGCTCTTCTTCTCGCAGCTCGGGAGCTTCGGAGTGCTCCTGGGAACGGGCTTCACGGTTCTTCTTATCCCGGTTGGGATAATCGGACTGTTTCATGCATTGAGAAGAAAGAGCGACTGGGCAGGCTGGTCGTTCGCGCTTTTCCTCCTCTCGTTTGCCAGCGTGAGCCTGGTAATAAATCCGAGACCAGATCCAGAGCACAGCTATCAGATACAGGCATTCCTTCTGCCGGCATTTCTCGTTTTCTCAGTCTGGATAGGCGAGGGTTTCGTGTTTCTGGAAAAAAAGGTCGGCAGTCACTTTGAGAAGAGCGGAGCGAGACTGTCGCGGGTGCCTGGAGTCATTCTCATCCTGGCTCTTCCTCTTATCCCGCTTTCAAGCAACTACTCCTTCGCGGATAAGAGCAGCAACAATGTGGCCAGGCAGTACGGCGAGGATCTCCTTTCCAGCGTTCCCAAGGGCGGAACCCTTATCGTCGAAGGGGACAACGAATCGTTTCTCAGCTTCTATCTTCAGAAGGTTGAGGGCGTAAGGAAGGACATCACCATCTACCAAAGGAAAGGCTACCTTTTCGACGACATCTATCACCTGAACGGACTTCCAAGGAAATCCTGGAGGGAGAGACAGGAGGAAGTTGAGCTGCATATCATCAGGGATGCGAAGAAGCCGGTCTTCTTTTCTCTTTGGCGAGACGGGAGGGAGCTCAAAGGATACAAGACCTCTCAGGAGGGGCTCTTGAGAAAAATCGAACCTTCCAATTCGAGTGAAGAACCGAGAATGCTGGTTTACGACCTCGGGGGTTTTCCCAAGAATCCCAGAAGAGAGGACTACATCACGAGGAAGATGATGGTCGCATATTTGGACTCCAATGCCAGAAGACTGGATGAAGAGGGGAAGCTCAATGAAGCATATCCACTTTACAGAGAAGCCGCCCAGATTGGGTTCGATTTTGCTCCGGCAAGATTCAATTTTGGGCTTGCCGCTTTCAGGCTTGGTGATTTCGGGACTGCATACGAGGAATTCCTTGAGACAAACTCACTCGATCCCAGTCTTAGAGGTCTACAGGAACTCCTTGGCTATCTCACTGCACTTGCTTCTGGTGGCGAAGAGGGCGCTCACCGCCAATGA